The Dokdonella sp. nucleotide sequence ATGGCCTGCTGGCGACGATCCTCGAGCGTCTGCTCGAACGCATTGGCGGTGCGCCTGCCCGTGTCGAACGTGCGCGCTACGACGACGCGAGCTGGCTCGGGTTCCGTCTCGCCGAAACCTTGCCGCTGGAGGCGCACGAACGCCAGGAGTTGTTGCAGATGACCGATCCGCTCGCCCGTCTCGGGCGCCTGACCCACCATATCCCGCGCTTCCAGCGCGCATGAAGGAATCCGCATGAGCACGCTTGCCGGCAAGACCCTGTTCATCACCGGTGCCTCGCGAGGCATCGGCCTCGCCATCGCCGAGCGCGCGGCACGCGACGGCGCCAATATCGTCATCGCCGCAAAGAGCAACGTCGCCAACCCGAAGCTGCCCGGGACAATCCATACCGCCGCTGCGGCCATCGAGGCGGCCGGCGGGCGGGCGTTGGCGTTGCAGGTCGACATCCGCGAGGAGGAGCAGGTCGTCGCCGCCGTCGCGCGCACGGTCGAGCAGTTCGGCGGCATTGACATCCTCGTCAACAATGCCAGTGCGATCTGGTTGCGCGGCACGCTCGATACGCCGATGAAGCGCTGGGATCTCATGCACCAGGTCAATGCGCGTGGCAGCTTCCTGTGCTCACAGGCCTGCCTGCCGTACCTGCGCAAGGCGGAGAATCCGCACATCCTCATGCTCGCGCCACCGCCGAGTCTCGATCCAAAATGGTTCGGGCCGCATGTCGCCTACACGATCGCCAAGTACGGCATGAGCTTGTGCGTGCTCGGCATGGCCGAAGAGTTCCGCGCCGAGGGCATCGCCGTCAATGCGCTGTGGCCGCGCACGCTGATCGCAACGGACGCGTTGAACATGATCCCGGGTGTCTCCACCGCGAACGCGCGTACCCCGGCCATCGTCGCCGATGCCGCGCACGCGATCCTGGTCACGCCGAGCCGCGAGCGCACTGGGCAGTTCCTGATCGACGACGAAGTCCTCGCCGCGGCCGGCGTCAGCGACTTCGATCGCTATGCCGTCGCGCCGGGCCAGCCATTGCTGCCCGATCTATTCCTCGACGCTTCGCGCTAGGATCGCCGGCACACAGGGGAGACATCATGTCGAAGCCGTCGTTCGTTCTCGTTCTCGGTTTGTTGGTCGCCTCGTCCGCGCAGGCCGACCTCGTGTTCCACCAGGGTTTCGAGACCTGCTGGTCGTCCGCCTTGACCAAGGCCGATTTCCTCGCCCGCCTGCGCAACCAGGTCGACGGACGCACAGCCTGCCTGCCACCGCAGTCGGGCAACCAGTCCGGCATCGCCTACACGATCTGCAACACGCCGGACGGCTGCGGCAGCGGCGTGCCGGGTTGCGCGGTCACGGTGCAGTCGCAGGACTTTGCCGGTGACTTCATTGCCGGCCAGTTCAGCGCGCCGGGAACGGCGAGCGACATCGCCGTACCGTTGACGACGAGCCTGTTCGGCAACTGCACGATCAACATCACCGGCGTCACCCTGACGACCACGGTCGACTACCTCATGCGCCTCGACGGCATCGACGGCGTCCACGTCGAAGACATGCAGACGCCGCTGGTCGACATCACCAATTACTCGACCAGCAACAACTGCAACCCGGTCGTGGGGGCGCTCATCGCGAGCTACATCCCGCAGGCCGTCACCAGCGCCGAGGAAAATGCCGCAGCGGCCATCGAGCCGGGTCTGCGTGCGGACACGGTCGGCCAGTCGGTCTGTCCCTTGACTCCATGAAACCGGTATCCGATCCGTGAGCATCACATCCGACCTCATCGCAGCGGCGCGCCGTTGCAGTATGCCGGTGTACCGCCCGCGCGAGCTGGTCCTCGAGCGCGGCCAGGGTTCGCGCCTGTGGGATATCGAGGGCCGCGAGTACATCGACTTCGCCGCCGGCATCGCGGTCAGTTCGCTCGGCCATGGTGATCCCGACATCCTCGCCGCCCTGCACGATCAGGCCGCGCGGCTGTGGCACACCAGCAACGTCTTCTACAGCGAACCGCCGATCCATCTCGCCGCGGAACTGGTCGCGGCCAGCGGATTCGCCAGACACGTGTTCCTGTGCAATTCAGGCGCAGAGGCCAACGAAGCCGCGATCAAGCTGGTGCGCAAGTTCGCCGCCGAGGCCGGGCGTCCACCCGAACGACGCACGATCCTCACATTCGAGGGCTCGTTCCATGGCCGTACCCTCGCCACGGTCACCGCCACCGCGCAGCCGAAGTACCAGCAGGGTTACGAGCCCCTGCCGGGCGGCTTCCGCTACGGGCGCTTCAACGACATCGACGCGCTCGATGCCGTGCTCGACGGCGACGTCTGCGCCGTGCTGGTCGAGCCGATCCAGGGCGAGAGCGGCGTCGTTCCGGCCACGCCGGAGTTCCTGCGCGCGCTGCGCGAACGCTGCGACGCGCTCGGCGCCCTGCTCGTGTTCGACGAGATCCAGTGCGGGTTGGGTCGTACCGGGCGCTTGTGGGCGCACGACTGGGTCGGGGTGAAGCCCGACGTGATGACCCTGGCCAAGGCGCTTGGCGCCGGTTTTCCCATCGGTGCCATGCTGGTTGGCGAGAAGGCCAGCGAGACGATGCAGTTCGGTGCACACGGCTCGACCTTCGGCGGCAATCCACTCGCCGCCGCAGTTGCGCGCGTCGCCCTGCGCAAGCTGTCCTCAGCCGAACTGCTGGCCAATGTCGAGCGCCAGTCGGTCACGCTGCGGATCGGGCTTGAGCGCCTCGGCAACGCCAGTGGCGTGTTCTCGCAGGTGCGCGGCCGCGGTCTGATGCTCGGCGCCGTGCTCGCGCCGGACCATGCCGGCCGCGCCGGAGAAATCCTCGACCACGCCGCGCACGAAGGCCTGCTCCTGCTGCAGGCCGGTCCCGACGTGCTGCGCTTCGTGCCGGCGTTGAACATCGGCGCCGAGGATGTCGCCGAAGGCCTGGCGCGGCTCGAGGCCGCGCTGGCCACTTTCACGGCATGAGGGCATCGCAGCGAGCCGTTCGCCGCGCAGGCTCCTGGTCTCAGGGTGAATCGAAGCCGTTGGCAAAGATGACGTCGCTGACCTGGTAGAGGCGGCAGCGGCCGAACTCCGAGGTGCCGAGGTTCCGTGGTGGCACCAGCGGATTGTTCGGCGGGCCGGACAGGCGCGTGGCCGTGGCCATGATCTGCCGCGTGCTGTCGAAGTAGTTGCCGGACAGGCCGGTGATGCCGCCCTGGAAGGTCACGTTGCCGTCGCTGCTGCTGGTGCCGTTGCTGATCTGCACGAAGCTGGAGCCGAGCCAGTCTTCGCCCTGGCCCCAGAAGCCCTGTGGTTGTGCGCCGACGAAGACCAGCGTGCATTGCGGCGCGGCGTAGAAGTCGATGCGGTACCAGCCATTGCGCGAGGTCAGCGTGCCGGTGGCGGTGCCCTGGGCGGAGGTGCCGATGGCGTTGCTGATGGTTGGGTTGTTCTGATTCCCGTTGGCGGCATTGGCCGGCGGCTGGGTGTTGTTGCCGTTGACCAGGTCGCGGCCATCGTCCCCGAGATCGATACCGATGCCGGCGTTGTCGTGGAAGCGGTTGCGCCGGATCGTGTTGAGGTTGGCGTTGACGATGGCTGCGCCGTCCAGGCCATTGAAGGCGATGCGATTGCCCTCGACGCGCTGGCCGGCGGCGCCGTTGGCGATGCGGATGCCGTGGCCGCCATTGCCGCGGTTGGCGCAGGTGCCCACGCATAGGGCCGGGATGCCGATGCGGTTGTCGAGGATGCGGCTGTCGATGGCATTGCCACCGGTCAGTTCGATGCCGTGCGAGGCATTGTTGGAGATGACGTTGCCGCGGATGACATGGTTGCTGCCTCCGGTGATGCGGATGCCGATGTCGTTGCCACGCAGGTCGCCGCCGCTGCGCGTGCCGATGTAGTTGTTCTCGACTACTGCGCCGAGCGGATGGGTGCTGCCTGAACCGCCGATGCCGATGCCGTTGCCGAGGGCATGCACGATGACGTTGCGTTCACCCGCTTCAGGGCCGCCGATGCGTACGCCCTCGGTTGCGCCACCGATGCGCACGCCGGTGCCGCTGGGCAGGGCGGTGAAGCTGCCGAACGCGCCGCCGACCTGCACGCCGGCCAGGCGGTGATCGCGCCCGCCGGCAAACTGCACCGCGGCGATGGAATGGCCGGAGAACCCCAGGCCCTCGATGCTGACTGTGGCATCGGGCGAAGCGTTGGTGGCGACATTCAGGCCATAGGCACCGGTGATCTGATTGGCACCGTCGATGACCACGCAGATGTTTGCATTGTTGCCGGCGACGGTGCTGTTGCGGCTGGCGCCGGGCTGGGTGTAGCCGTCGATGATGACCGGATGGGCGATGGTGGGCAGCAGCGAGGCGAGTGTGATGACGCGCGGGCAGGCGCCGGGGATGTTGAAGTGGATGTGGTTGAGATTGGGCGCGGCGTTGGCGTCGATCAGCGCCTGGCGCAGCGAGCCGGGGCCGCTGTCGTTGCTGTTGCTGACGCTGAGCACCGTGGTGGTGGAGCCGACATTGCTTTCGAATGCGCCCCGATCCGGGGCAGTGCCGAACCAGCGTGGATTTCCGGCGAAGTCTTTCTGGGTGTTCAGGTTGATTTCCACGCGACCGGAGTTGATCGCCGGTGATCCGCCGGCGGGCCGCCAGTCGTTTGCCGCCGGGTTGACGAACTGCGGGTCGGTCGTCAGCGTCGCCACGGCTACCGGGAAGACAGGCCGATTGGCGGAGATGCCGTTGCCGAAGATGTTGTTGAAGGCATGGACCTCGATGTTCGGCACCGAGTTGCGCTTGCGCAGACGCACGTCCTGGGTGTTGTCCCAGAACACGTTGCTGTACAACCGCAGGAGCCAGTTGTCGGTTTCCGGAAGGTCATCTCGGGCGAGGCACAGGGCACCGTCGCCAACGTTGCTGGCGAACGTGGTGTGTTCGACGCGCATCGACTCCAGGTTGTAGGTGTTCACTTCGATGGCGCAGTTGCCAAAGCCGCCCTGGGTGCCGCCGCTGAGCGTGACCAGACTGTTGCGCACGACAACTCTGTCGCCGGTCAGGAGCGACGTGCCGACCAGATCGAACCAGAGGCGCTCCAGAGTTATGCTGCCGTTGCCGCTCCAAATCCGCAGATGTGGCACGTTGCGGAAGGTCAGCCGTTCAATCGCTATACTGGAGCCGTCAAAGCCGACATCGATGTCCAGGGCGGCGCCGGTCAGGACGGTGGCAGCCGGATCTTCGCTGCGCGCTGCGCACCCGGGCAAGTAGCCGCCCTGGATACGCACGGGCTCGAGGTCGGTGAGCAGGTTGCCATTATCGGAGTCGATCCCGCTGCCGCTCATGTTCCAGATGCCGGTGGTCATCTTGATGACCACCGGTTCTACCTGGGCCTTGCTCCAGGCGGTATTGAACTGGGCGACGGTGCTGACGCAGTACTCTTCCTGCGCCGCCGCTGACGGAGCGACGAACGCGAGCAGCAGGGCCGCGAGGCATGCGGGTGCGGTGGCAGCAGGGGTCCGGCGAAGGCGGCCGGTGGTGCTGATCGAAGGCATGGCGGAGCCCTTGGCGAAAGAGGATTGCCGGCAACAACGCAGTTCGACCACAAATCGGGCCACCGCGGCCGAGGTGGCACTCAGGATCCGAATGCCATGGGGGCGGATCAGGCCGCGATGGCGGTGGGCCTGCATCGTCCCGGCCTGCGGCGCTGCCTACTCGAAGCCGTTCGCGAACAGTCTCCAAAGCTCGAATGCGCCGATGTCCACCGCCGGCCCGACCTGGCGCGGGTTGCCGTCGAAATCGGTTACCAGCAGACCGCCCTGCGGATTGTTCACACCGGCGTCGACCATCGGC carries:
- a CDS encoding NAD(P)-dependent oxidoreductase, yielding MSTLAGKTLFITGASRGIGLAIAERAARDGANIVIAAKSNVANPKLPGTIHTAAAAIEAAGGRALALQVDIREEEQVVAAVARTVEQFGGIDILVNNASAIWLRGTLDTPMKRWDLMHQVNARGSFLCSQACLPYLRKAENPHILMLAPPPSLDPKWFGPHVAYTIAKYGMSLCVLGMAEEFRAEGIAVNALWPRTLIATDALNMIPGVSTANARTPAIVADAAHAILVTPSRERTGQFLIDDEVLAAAGVSDFDRYAVAPGQPLLPDLFLDASR
- a CDS encoding right-handed parallel beta-helix repeat-containing protein, which encodes MPSISTTGRLRRTPAATAPACLAALLLAFVAPSAAAQEEYCVSTVAQFNTAWSKAQVEPVVIKMTTGIWNMSGSGIDSDNGNLLTDLEPVRIQGGYLPGCAARSEDPAATVLTGAALDIDVGFDGSSIAIERLTFRNVPHLRIWSGNGSITLERLWFDLVGTSLLTGDRVVVRNSLVTLSGGTQGGFGNCAIEVNTYNLESMRVEHTTFASNVGDGALCLARDDLPETDNWLLRLYSNVFWDNTQDVRLRKRNSVPNIEVHAFNNIFGNGISANRPVFPVAVATLTTDPQFVNPAANDWRPAGGSPAINSGRVEINLNTQKDFAGNPRWFGTAPDRGAFESNVGSTTTVLSVSNSNDSGPGSLRQALIDANAAPNLNHIHFNIPGACPRVITLASLLPTIAHPVIIDGYTQPGASRNSTVAGNNANICVVIDGANQITGAYGLNVATNASPDATVSIEGLGFSGHSIAAVQFAGGRDHRLAGVQVGGAFGSFTALPSGTGVRIGGATEGVRIGGPEAGERNVIVHALGNGIGIGGSGSTHPLGAVVENNYIGTRSGGDLRGNDIGIRITGGSNHVIRGNVISNNASHGIELTGGNAIDSRILDNRIGIPALCVGTCANRGNGGHGIRIANGAAGQRVEGNRIAFNGLDGAAIVNANLNTIRRNRFHDNAGIGIDLGDDGRDLVNGNNTQPPANAANGNQNNPTISNAIGTSAQGTATGTLTSRNGWYRIDFYAAPQCTLVFVGAQPQGFWGQGEDWLGSSFVQISNGTSSSDGNVTFQGGITGLSGNYFDSTRQIMATATRLSGPPNNPLVPPRNLGTSEFGRCRLYQVSDVIFANGFDSP